A region of Drosophila mauritiana strain mau12 chromosome 3L, ASM438214v1, whole genome shotgun sequence DNA encodes the following proteins:
- the LOC117141004 gene encoding ankyrin repeat domain-containing protein 54, translated as MAAATNNDSSGVESAKEEVEMSMPPSPMSMAMVLAKSTPMPMPTSASKGIMITPPPPAMPPTPTSSPNTHGEWPHMNINLNLNISSNPSTNASFQLSRDRGEHFALPHLPPLPLNPNASNAEYLPSLIHPSTLPSGSKSFKMRPRMQRLKHTYSYSNIIVQSNGRKLRTAASTCNIELLNRILEGGANPNAADEYNRSPLHLAACRGYIPIVQQLLKYGANPNVVDSLGNTPLHLAVISASSNNFNVVVGVLLQGGASVHMYDRSNKSPLELAEAKLRLLRNRYDHPTPETAKILEDMCMLTTLILRYMVKQQRELEDLSALEKRLQNLSTSDDQEQVVSQTADELLASVERLSINNK; from the coding sequence ATGGCTGCGGCCACCAACAACGATTCCTCCGGCGTGGAGTCGGCCAAGGAGGAGGTGGAGATGTCGATGCCGCCATCGCCCATGTCGATGGCCATGGTACTGGCCAAATCGACACCGATGCCCATGCCCACCAGCGCCTCCAAGGGGATCATGATaacgccgccgccgccggcaATGCCGCCCACGCCCACATCGTCGCCCAACACGCACGGCGAGTGGCCCCACATGAACATCAACCTCAACCTGAACATAAGTTCTAACCCCAGCACGAATGCATCATTCCAGCTGAGCAGAGATCGGGGCGAGCACTTTGCCCTGCCGCATCTGCCGCCCCTGCCGCTGAATCCAAATGCCTCCAATGCCGAGTATCTGCCCAGCCTGATTCATCCAAGCACCCTGCCCTCGGGCAGCAAAAGCTTTAAGATGCGGCCGCGAATGCAGCGTCTAAAGCACACCTACAGCTACAGCAACATAATCGTCCAGTCAAATGGCCGCAAACTGCGCACCGCCGCCTCCACCTGCAACATCGAGCTGCTCAACCGCATCCTTGAGGGTGGGGCCAATCCAAATGCCGCCGACGAGTACAATCGTAGTCCCCTGCATCTGGCCGCCTGTCGTGGCTACATACCCATTGTCCAGCAGCTACTAAAGTACGGAGCCAACCCAAATGTAGTCGACTCGCTGGGGAATACCCCACTCCATCTGGCTGTGATCTCGGCCAGCTCCAATAACTTCAACGTTGTGGTGGGTGTGCTGCTCCAGGGCGGCGCCAGTGTCCACATGTACGACCGCAGCAACAAGTCACCGCTGGAGCTCGCCGAGGCCAAGCTAAGACTGCTGCGCAATCGTTACGATCACCCCACGCCGGAGACGGCCAAGATCCTCGAGGACATGTGCATGCTGACCACGCTCATCTTGCGCTACATGGTGAAGCAGCAACGCGAGCTGGAGGATCTCTCTGCGCTGGAGAAGCGACTGCAGAACCTGAGCACCAGCGACGACCAAGAGCAGGTCGTATCCCAGACCGCCGATGAGCTGCTCGCCAGCGTTGAGCGCCTATCAATCAACAACAAGTAA
- the LOC117140347 gene encoding 85/88 kDa calcium-independent phospholipase A2 isoform X2, with amino-acid sequence MFNVLQRLLGVDQPANKVLEIKSEALGTLQVLARDDAMVLFAPPFNSSNEKRAVYEIILQRPTSDSNTTSFSLYRSPVQQEAEERFNAFLQRLPVFVSIVKEYYNVNGLQKACDALADNPSWTLSHLIAYFNLVDYISNPKMLQCVDQADAASLMSPFQLAIKQGHMEMVKALLPLSKLEHLDINSNSVFHYAASTTKEIINLITDKSTVNLNHLNSDGYTPLHVACLADKPENVKALLLAGANVNLNAKDIRKVYKTSAPTTVSSFLRTNVSKLYTQDMKYGGTPLHWCSSRETLHALIMEGCNVNATNFDGRTALHVMVARNRFECVVTLLAHDAEIDVLDKDGNAALHIAIEKKLVPIVQCLVVFGCDINLKNKDDKTPRHMVGNDASGNKDDEILYILHSVGAKRCKDTGSKCPPGCNAKGSYNGIPPEAPESVEQREHIENMLATTSRQMMGGFLNAAANGILEKQQPAQKPVVVDTEKELKGQSIMDALLGMFTTKVNADEMKKENSSDSLGSGSQKSAVSSPEQLPSPTSPIAAEIGDKPYGRGRLLCLDGGGIRGLVLVQMLLEIEKLSRTPIIHMFDWIAGTSTGGILALALGCGKTMRQCMGLYLRMKEQCFVGSRPYNSEFFESILKDNLGEFNVMTDIKHPKIMVTGVMADRKPVDLHLFRNYTSASDILGIVTPINNRRIPPPQPSEQLVWRAARATGAAPSYFRAFGRFLDGGLIANNPTLDAMTEIHEYNMALRNAGRESEAIPVSVVMSLGTGHIPVTELKDIDVFRPESIWDTAKLAYGISTIGNLLVDQATCSDGRVVDRARAWCSTIGIPYFRFNPQLSEDIAMDEKDDQKLVNMLWHTKAYMHANRNKIIEMINFLK; translated from the exons TTCTACAGCGCCTGCTGGGTGTCGATCAGCCGGCCAATAAGGTCTTAGAGATCAAGAGCGAAGCGCTGGGGACACTTCAAGTTCTGGCCCGCGATGACGCCATGGTCCTCTTTGCACCGCCCTTTAACAGCAGCAATGAAAAGCGAGCCGTCTATGAGATCATTTTGCAGCGACCCACCTCGGATTCCAATACCACATCCTTCAGTCTGTACCGGTCGCCGGTGCAGCAGGAAGCCGAGGAACGCTTCAATGCCTTTCTGCAAAGGCTGCCCGTCTTCGTCAGCATTGTCAAAGAG TACTACAATGTAAATGGGCTGCAGAAAGCTTGCGATGCCTTGGCGGATAATCCCTCCTGGACACTGTCACATTTGATTGCCTACTTCAATCTGGTGGACTACATCAGCAATCCCAAGATGCTACAGTGCGTGGACCAAGCAGATGCCGCCTCCCTAATGTCGCCCTTCCAGTTGGCCATCAAACAGGGCCACATGGAGATGGTGAAGGCTCTGCTACCGCTGAGCAAGCTGGAGCACTTGGATATAAATAGCAATTCGGTGTTTCACTACGCCGCCAGCACCACCAAAGAGATCATCAAT CTTATCACTGATAAAAGCACGGTAAATCTGAATCATCTCAACTCCGATGGGTACACACCCCTTCATGTCGCCTGCCTCGCCGACAAGCCAGAGAATGTGAAGGCACTGCTGCTGGCTGGAGCCAATGTCAATCTCAATGCCAAGGACATCCGCAAAGTGTACAAGACATCCGCACCGACCACGGTTTCCTCGTTTCTGCGCACCAATGTTAGCAAGCTGTACACTCAGGACATGAAATATGGCGGCACTCCTCTGCACTGGTGTTCCTCCCGTGAAACCTTGCATGCGCTCATCATGGAGGGTTGTAATGTCAACGCCACGAACTTCGATGGACGGACAGCACTACACGTGATGGTGGCCAGGAATCGGTTCGAGTGCGTTGTCACTCTACTGGCCCACGATGCGGAGATCGATGTGCTGGACAAAGACGGAAATGCAGCTTTACACATTGCCATTGAGAAGAAACTAGTGCCGATCGTCCAATGTCTCGTGGTCTTTGGGTGTGACATCAATCTGAAGAACAAGGATGACAAGACGCCACGTCACATGGTTGGCAATGATGCTAGTGGCAATAAGGATGATGAAATCCTGTACATTCTGCACTCTGTGGGGGCCAAGCGCTGCAAGGATACTGGCTCAAAGTGCCCGCCTGGTTGCAATGCCAAAGGTAGCTACAACGGCATTCCGCCAGAGGCACCGGAATCCGTGGAGCAGCGCGAGCATATAGAGAACATGCTGGCCACCACCAGTAGACAAATGATGGGTGGTTTTCTGAACGCAGCGGCCAATGGAATACTGGAGAAGCAACAGCCGGCACA AAAACCAGTCGTGGTCGATACTGAGAAAGAATTAAAAGGCCAAAGTATAATGGATGCCCTGCTTGGCATGTTTACAACCAAAGTGAATGCGGACGAGATGAAGAAGGAAAACTCATCGGATAGTTTGGGCAGTGGCTCGCAAAAATCCGCTGTGTCCAGTCCGGAGCAGCTGCCTTCACCCACCTCGCCCATCGCCGCCGAAATAGGGGATAAACCCTACGGACGCGGACGCCTGCTCTGCCTGGATGGTGGTGGCATTCGTGGTCTGGTCCTGGTACAGATGCTACTCGAAATAGAAAAGCTTTCGCGCACTCCTATTATCCATATGTTCGACTGGATTGCCGGCACCAGTACTGGGGGAATACTCGCTTTGGCGCTGGGTTGCGGCAAAACGATGCGGCAGTGCATGGGCCTCTATTTGCGCATGAAGGAGCAGTGTTTTGTGGGCTCACGGCCTTATAACAGCGAGTTTTTTGAGTCTATTTTGAAGGACAATTTGGGCGAGTTTAACGTGATGACGGATATTAAGCACCCGAAGATCATGGTCACTGGTGTGATGGCGGATCGCAAGCCGGTCGATCTACATCTATTCCGCAACTATACGAGCGCCAGTGACATTTTGGGCATTGTGACTCCCATTA ACAACCGAAGAATTCCTCCTCCTCAGCCATCGGAACAATTGGTATGGCGTGCTGCTCGGGCTACTGGAGCTGCGCCCTCATATTTCCGCGCATTTGGTCGCTTTCTGGACGGCGGCTTGATTGCCAACAACCCGACGCTGGACGCCATGACCGAGATTCACGAGTACAATATGGCCTTGCGTAACGCTGGACGCGAATCAGAGGCCATACCTGTATCCGTGGTGATGTCGCTGGGCACGGGTCATATACCGGTGACTGAACTAAAGGACATTGATGTCTTCCGACCGGAGAGCATCTGGGATACGGCCAAACTGGCCTACGGAATCTCCACCATTG GCAATCTGCTGGTGGACCAGGCAACCTGCTCCGATGGAAGAGTGGTGGACAGAGCTCGCGCCTGGTGCAGCACCATTGGCATACCCTACTTCAGGTTCAATCCGCAGCTGAGCGAGGACATCGCCATGGACGAAAAGGACGACCAAAAACTAGTCAACATGCTGTGGCACACTAAGGCGTATATGCACGCCAATCGGAATAAGATAATCGAGATGATCAATTTCCTAAAATAG
- the LOC117140347 gene encoding 85/88 kDa calcium-independent phospholipase A2 isoform X1, translating to MAWMALGALASGFVLQRLLGVDQPANKVLEIKSEALGTLQVLARDDAMVLFAPPFNSSNEKRAVYEIILQRPTSDSNTTSFSLYRSPVQQEAEERFNAFLQRLPVFVSIVKEYYNVNGLQKACDALADNPSWTLSHLIAYFNLVDYISNPKMLQCVDQADAASLMSPFQLAIKQGHMEMVKALLPLSKLEHLDINSNSVFHYAASTTKEIINLITDKSTVNLNHLNSDGYTPLHVACLADKPENVKALLLAGANVNLNAKDIRKVYKTSAPTTVSSFLRTNVSKLYTQDMKYGGTPLHWCSSRETLHALIMEGCNVNATNFDGRTALHVMVARNRFECVVTLLAHDAEIDVLDKDGNAALHIAIEKKLVPIVQCLVVFGCDINLKNKDDKTPRHMVGNDASGNKDDEILYILHSVGAKRCKDTGSKCPPGCNAKGSYNGIPPEAPESVEQREHIENMLATTSRQMMGGFLNAAANGILEKQQPAQKPVVVDTEKELKGQSIMDALLGMFTTKVNADEMKKENSSDSLGSGSQKSAVSSPEQLPSPTSPIAAEIGDKPYGRGRLLCLDGGGIRGLVLVQMLLEIEKLSRTPIIHMFDWIAGTSTGGILALALGCGKTMRQCMGLYLRMKEQCFVGSRPYNSEFFESILKDNLGEFNVMTDIKHPKIMVTGVMADRKPVDLHLFRNYTSASDILGIVTPINNRRIPPPQPSEQLVWRAARATGAAPSYFRAFGRFLDGGLIANNPTLDAMTEIHEYNMALRNAGRESEAIPVSVVMSLGTGHIPVTELKDIDVFRPESIWDTAKLAYGISTIGNLLVDQATCSDGRVVDRARAWCSTIGIPYFRFNPQLSEDIAMDEKDDQKLVNMLWHTKAYMHANRNKIIEMINFLK from the exons ATGGCGTGGATGGCGTTAGGAGCACTAGCCTCCGGTTTCG TTCTACAGCGCCTGCTGGGTGTCGATCAGCCGGCCAATAAGGTCTTAGAGATCAAGAGCGAAGCGCTGGGGACACTTCAAGTTCTGGCCCGCGATGACGCCATGGTCCTCTTTGCACCGCCCTTTAACAGCAGCAATGAAAAGCGAGCCGTCTATGAGATCATTTTGCAGCGACCCACCTCGGATTCCAATACCACATCCTTCAGTCTGTACCGGTCGCCGGTGCAGCAGGAAGCCGAGGAACGCTTCAATGCCTTTCTGCAAAGGCTGCCCGTCTTCGTCAGCATTGTCAAAGAG TACTACAATGTAAATGGGCTGCAGAAAGCTTGCGATGCCTTGGCGGATAATCCCTCCTGGACACTGTCACATTTGATTGCCTACTTCAATCTGGTGGACTACATCAGCAATCCCAAGATGCTACAGTGCGTGGACCAAGCAGATGCCGCCTCCCTAATGTCGCCCTTCCAGTTGGCCATCAAACAGGGCCACATGGAGATGGTGAAGGCTCTGCTACCGCTGAGCAAGCTGGAGCACTTGGATATAAATAGCAATTCGGTGTTTCACTACGCCGCCAGCACCACCAAAGAGATCATCAAT CTTATCACTGATAAAAGCACGGTAAATCTGAATCATCTCAACTCCGATGGGTACACACCCCTTCATGTCGCCTGCCTCGCCGACAAGCCAGAGAATGTGAAGGCACTGCTGCTGGCTGGAGCCAATGTCAATCTCAATGCCAAGGACATCCGCAAAGTGTACAAGACATCCGCACCGACCACGGTTTCCTCGTTTCTGCGCACCAATGTTAGCAAGCTGTACACTCAGGACATGAAATATGGCGGCACTCCTCTGCACTGGTGTTCCTCCCGTGAAACCTTGCATGCGCTCATCATGGAGGGTTGTAATGTCAACGCCACGAACTTCGATGGACGGACAGCACTACACGTGATGGTGGCCAGGAATCGGTTCGAGTGCGTTGTCACTCTACTGGCCCACGATGCGGAGATCGATGTGCTGGACAAAGACGGAAATGCAGCTTTACACATTGCCATTGAGAAGAAACTAGTGCCGATCGTCCAATGTCTCGTGGTCTTTGGGTGTGACATCAATCTGAAGAACAAGGATGACAAGACGCCACGTCACATGGTTGGCAATGATGCTAGTGGCAATAAGGATGATGAAATCCTGTACATTCTGCACTCTGTGGGGGCCAAGCGCTGCAAGGATACTGGCTCAAAGTGCCCGCCTGGTTGCAATGCCAAAGGTAGCTACAACGGCATTCCGCCAGAGGCACCGGAATCCGTGGAGCAGCGCGAGCATATAGAGAACATGCTGGCCACCACCAGTAGACAAATGATGGGTGGTTTTCTGAACGCAGCGGCCAATGGAATACTGGAGAAGCAACAGCCGGCACA AAAACCAGTCGTGGTCGATACTGAGAAAGAATTAAAAGGCCAAAGTATAATGGATGCCCTGCTTGGCATGTTTACAACCAAAGTGAATGCGGACGAGATGAAGAAGGAAAACTCATCGGATAGTTTGGGCAGTGGCTCGCAAAAATCCGCTGTGTCCAGTCCGGAGCAGCTGCCTTCACCCACCTCGCCCATCGCCGCCGAAATAGGGGATAAACCCTACGGACGCGGACGCCTGCTCTGCCTGGATGGTGGTGGCATTCGTGGTCTGGTCCTGGTACAGATGCTACTCGAAATAGAAAAGCTTTCGCGCACTCCTATTATCCATATGTTCGACTGGATTGCCGGCACCAGTACTGGGGGAATACTCGCTTTGGCGCTGGGTTGCGGCAAAACGATGCGGCAGTGCATGGGCCTCTATTTGCGCATGAAGGAGCAGTGTTTTGTGGGCTCACGGCCTTATAACAGCGAGTTTTTTGAGTCTATTTTGAAGGACAATTTGGGCGAGTTTAACGTGATGACGGATATTAAGCACCCGAAGATCATGGTCACTGGTGTGATGGCGGATCGCAAGCCGGTCGATCTACATCTATTCCGCAACTATACGAGCGCCAGTGACATTTTGGGCATTGTGACTCCCATTA ACAACCGAAGAATTCCTCCTCCTCAGCCATCGGAACAATTGGTATGGCGTGCTGCTCGGGCTACTGGAGCTGCGCCCTCATATTTCCGCGCATTTGGTCGCTTTCTGGACGGCGGCTTGATTGCCAACAACCCGACGCTGGACGCCATGACCGAGATTCACGAGTACAATATGGCCTTGCGTAACGCTGGACGCGAATCAGAGGCCATACCTGTATCCGTGGTGATGTCGCTGGGCACGGGTCATATACCGGTGACTGAACTAAAGGACATTGATGTCTTCCGACCGGAGAGCATCTGGGATACGGCCAAACTGGCCTACGGAATCTCCACCATTG GCAATCTGCTGGTGGACCAGGCAACCTGCTCCGATGGAAGAGTGGTGGACAGAGCTCGCGCCTGGTGCAGCACCATTGGCATACCCTACTTCAGGTTCAATCCGCAGCTGAGCGAGGACATCGCCATGGACGAAAAGGACGACCAAAAACTAGTCAACATGCTGTGGCACACTAAGGCGTATATGCACGCCAATCGGAATAAGATAATCGAGATGATCAATTTCCTAAAATAG